The sequence GGCGGATGATCCCCAACTTCATCACCCAGGCACTGTCCGGTGCGCCACTGACCGTGGCGGGAACCGGAACGCAGACCCGCTCGATCTGCTACATCGACGACACGGTCTCGGGGCTGCTCGCCCTGTGGCGCAGCGACCTCACCGGTCCCGTGAACATCGGCAACCCACAGGAACTGACCGTGCGGCAACTCGCCGAGGAGGTTCGCGCCATCACGGGAACCGCTTCCACCGTGACCACCGTCGCGGGCGCCGCCGACGACCCTCGTCGCCGCTGTCCGGACATCACGCTCGCCCGCACGGAACTCGGCTGGGAGCCGGAGATCGGGCTTCGCGAAGGCCTGCACCGCACGATCGCCTGGTTCGCCCGGAACACCGGCGGTGCCGAGAAGGCGGCCCGCACCGGCTGACCGGTCACGATTCCTCGCGACCGTCGTCGCTCACCACCAGTAGCGACGTCCTGGGGTTATGCCGTCCACCCGTTTAGGCGTCGCTTCAAGGGGTAGCGACATAGTGCCAGTCGCGACAGCGACTCCGGCACCCGATCCGGGAGGTGTACGCGAGTGCGGATACTCGGAATCAACGCCGTTTTCCACGATCCCGCCGCCGCCGTCGTCGTGGACGGGCGGATCGTCGCCGCGGCGGAGGAGGAGCGGTTCACCCGCCGCAAGCACGGAAAGTCACCGGTTCCGTTCTCCACATGGGAGCTTCCCGAGAGGGCCGCGAGATGGTGTCTCGACGAGGCGGGTCTTGACGTCCGCGAACTCGACGCCGTCGCGTACTCCTACGATCCCACGCTCGCCGATCACAGTCTCGACGGTGTGGACGCCGGAGGGTGGGAGAAACTGCGCACCCTCTACGCCAAACGGGCGCCCGCGTTCCTGGAAACGGCGTTACCAGGACTCGATCCGAGTATCGTCCGGTTCGTCCGGCACCACGTCGCGCACGCCGCGTCCGCGGCACTGGCCGCGCCGTTCGGCAACTGCGCCGTGCTCACCTCCGACGGCCGGGGCGAGGCGGAGTCGTCGGTACTCGGCGAGTACCGCGACGGCAAGTTCCTCGAACTGGCCCACCAGAGCCTTCCGCACTCACTCGGGCTGACCTACGAAAGCGCCACGGCACATCTGGGCTTCCAGCGGTCCAGCGACGAGTACAAGGTCATGGCGCTGGCCTCCTACGGCACCCCACGGTTCTATCCCGAACTGCGGGAGTCGGTCTTCTCCACCGGTGACGGCGGCTTCCGCACCGCGCGGATCGACTGGGAAAGGTTCGCCCCGGCCCGTGCGGCGGACGGTGAGTTCCTCGCCGAACACGCCGATCTCGCGGCCAGCGTGCAGAAGATGACCGAGGAGGTTCTGCTGGACCTCGCCGCGTGGTTGCACGAGCGCACCGGACACACCGACCTCGCCATGGCCGGCGGGACGGCGCTCAACTGCGTGGCGAACACGCGCCTTCACGACGAAGGCCCGTTTGACCGGATCTGGGTACAGCCCGCGGCAGGCGATGCGGGCACCGCACTCGGTGCCGCGCTCCAGCTCGCCGCCGACTTCGGCGAGACCATCGAACCCATGCCCGGGGCCGACCTCGGCAGGGGCTGGACGGACGACGAGCTGGAGACCTGGCTTCGGCGCGCGAAGGTTCCCTACCGGCGCTGCGACGACATCGCCGAGACTGTCGCCGCCGCGCTCGCCGACAACGCCGTCGTGGCGTGGTTCCAGGGTCGTGCGGAGTTCGGCCCTCGCGCACTGGGACACCGGTCGTTGCTCGCCAATCCCGCCCACGCCGGGAACCTCGAACGGCTCAACGACGTGAAGGGCCGCGAGCAGTTCCGGCCTGTGGCGCCGATGGTGCTCGCCGAACGTGCCGCCGAGCTGTTCTCGCGGGGCCCGATTCCCAGCCCGTACATGCTTTTCGTTCACGACGTCGCTCCACAATGGCGTGACCGCATCCCCGCTGTGACCCATGTGGATGGTACAGCGCGGATCCAGACCGTTGACGCCCGCGAGAAACCGCTGCTCGCGCGCATGCTGTCGGCGTTCGAACGCAGAACCGGCCTTCCCACCGTGGTGAACACGAGTTTGAACACGGCGGGGCGCCCCATGGTGGACGACCCGAGGGACGCGCTGGAGTGCTTCGGCTCCGCACCCGTGGATCTGCTGGCCATCGGGCCGTTCGCCGTGTGGCGTGAGGGAGGTACGGCATGAGCGGGCGGGATGACACCCTCGATCGTGCCCCCGCCTACAGCGTCGTCATCCCGACGACGGGCAGGGGCGGCCTGACCACGCTGTTGCGGGGCCTCGCTCACGGTGAGGGCCCGCCTCCCCGCGAGGTTCTCGTGATCGACGACCGGCCGCCGTCCCCCACCAGGAAACCTCTGGCGCTGCCCGACCTCGGGCTGCCGCTGCGGGTGCTCGACTCGGGCGGCAGAGGCCCCGCCGCCGCGCGCAACGTGGGCTGGAGGGCCGCGGACAGCGAGTGGGTCGCCTTCCTCGACGACGACGTGCTCACGGCGCGGGAGTGGCCGGCCCGGCTGGCCGACGACCTCACCGGGCTCGGCGACGACGTGGCCGCCTCCGTGGCGAGGATCGACGTCCCACTGCCCGACACCCGCAGGCCGACCGACGACGAGCGGGACACGCTGGCGCTGACCCGGTCGCGCTGGATCACCGCCGACATGGCGTACCGGCGGGAGGCGCTGGTGGAGGCCGGCGGGTTCGACGAGCGGTTCCCGAGGGCGTACCGGGAGGACGCCGACCTCGCGTTGCGTGTGCGGCGGGCGGGCTGGCGCATCTCCGAGGGCGACCGTGTCACGACACACCCCCCGAAGTCGGGCGGATTCTTCGCGAGCGTGCGGAGGCAGCGGGGCAACGCCGACAACGCGCTCATGCGCGCCAAGCACGGCGGGCACTGGCGGCACGAGGCGGGTGAGGGCCCCGGAAGGCTCGGCAGGCACGCGCTGGCGAGTGCGGCCGGGGTCGGGGCACTCGCGCTGGCAGCCGCGAGGGCGCCGCGAGCGGCGGCGCTGGCGGCGGGAGTCTGGGCCGGACTCACCGCCGAGTTCGCGGTCAGCCGGATCGCGCCCGGCCCCCGCACACCGCGTGAGGTGGCGAGGATGGCCGTCACGAGTGCGGTGATCCCTCCGGTGGCGTGCGCACACCGGCTCGCGGGCGAATGGCGGGTCCGGCGTGGCCGCGCGGTGTTGTTCGACCGGGACGACACGCTGATCGAGGACGTGCCGTACCTCGCCGATCCTGAGAAGGTCCGGCCCATGGCGGGAGCGGCCGACGCCCTGGCACTGCTGCGCGCCGAGGGCGTGCCGGTGGGTGTGGTGAGCAACCAGTCCGGTGTGGCAAGGGGACATATCACCGCCGAGCAGTTGCGCGCGGTCACCCGTCGCGTTGACGAACTGCTCGGGCCGTTCCAGACGTGGCAGCACTGCCCGCACGGGCCGGACGAGGGCTGCCCTTGCCGGAAACCCCGGCCCGCCATGGTGTTGCGGGCCGCCGCCGACCTCGGCGTTGACGTGCGGCGCTGCGTCGTCGTCGGTGACATCGGAGCCGATGTGGAGGCCGCGGTGACGGCGGGTGCGCGCGCGATCCTCGTGCCGACGGGACGGACACTTCCCGACGAGATCGAGCTGGCCCGCCGCCACGCGATCGTCGCACCCGACCTGCCCACCGCCGCGAGGATCGCGCTGGAGCTGGCATGAAGGGCCGGATCCTCGTCGCGCGCCTCGACAACATCGGCGACGTGCTGCTGGCCGGTCCCGCGGTGAGGGCAGTGGCGGCGCGGGCCGATCACGTGGTCCTGCTGGCGGGTCCGCGTGGCAGGGCAGGCGCGGAACTCCTGCCGGGTGTGGACGAGATCGTGGAGTGGTGCGCGCCGTGGATCGACCCCGAACCGCCCGCTCTCACGGGAGATTCGGTGAACGCCCTCGTCAAGCAGGTGCGGGACCTGCGGCTGGACGGGGCGTTCATCCTCACGTCGTTCCACCAGTCTCCGCTGCCGCTGGCGCTCGTGCTGCGGCTGGCCGGAGTCCCGTGGATCGGCGCGATCAGCGACGACTACCCCGGCTCGCTGCT comes from Saccharomonospora xinjiangensis XJ-54 and encodes:
- a CDS encoding carbamoyltransferase family protein; translation: MRILGINAVFHDPAAAVVVDGRIVAAAEEERFTRRKHGKSPVPFSTWELPERAARWCLDEAGLDVRELDAVAYSYDPTLADHSLDGVDAGGWEKLRTLYAKRAPAFLETALPGLDPSIVRFVRHHVAHAASAALAAPFGNCAVLTSDGRGEAESSVLGEYRDGKFLELAHQSLPHSLGLTYESATAHLGFQRSSDEYKVMALASYGTPRFYPELRESVFSTGDGGFRTARIDWERFAPARAADGEFLAEHADLAASVQKMTEEVLLDLAAWLHERTGHTDLAMAGGTALNCVANTRLHDEGPFDRIWVQPAAGDAGTALGAALQLAADFGETIEPMPGADLGRGWTDDELETWLRRAKVPYRRCDDIAETVAAALADNAVVAWFQGRAEFGPRALGHRSLLANPAHAGNLERLNDVKGREQFRPVAPMVLAERAAELFSRGPIPSPYMLFVHDVAPQWRDRIPAVTHVDGTARIQTVDAREKPLLARMLSAFERRTGLPTVVNTSLNTAGRPMVDDPRDALECFGSAPVDLLAIGPFAVWREGGTA
- a CDS encoding HAD-IIIA family hydrolase; this encodes MSGRDDTLDRAPAYSVVIPTTGRGGLTTLLRGLAHGEGPPPREVLVIDDRPPSPTRKPLALPDLGLPLRVLDSGGRGPAAARNVGWRAADSEWVAFLDDDVLTAREWPARLADDLTGLGDDVAASVARIDVPLPDTRRPTDDERDTLALTRSRWITADMAYRREALVEAGGFDERFPRAYREDADLALRVRRAGWRISEGDRVTTHPPKSGGFFASVRRQRGNADNALMRAKHGGHWRHEAGEGPGRLGRHALASAAGVGALALAAARAPRAAALAAGVWAGLTAEFAVSRIAPGPRTPREVARMAVTSAVIPPVACAHRLAGEWRVRRGRAVLFDRDDTLIEDVPYLADPEKVRPMAGAADALALLRAEGVPVGVVSNQSGVARGHITAEQLRAVTRRVDELLGPFQTWQHCPHGPDEGCPCRKPRPAMVLRAAADLGVDVRRCVVVGDIGADVEAAVTAGARAILVPTGRTLPDEIELARRHAIVAPDLPTAARIALELA